In a genomic window of Spiroplasma kunkelii CR2-3x:
- a CDS encoding ParA family protein — translation MKMISFCNKKGGVGKTTLCKNVAYKFALDNKKVLVIDLDPQATITFELKGNEINLDKTIAECFILNKNSSLKRIIQKTKYKEIDYIVGGEKVKKVNFLLKEFYENNHKFFVAENIYLTNKETFDSYDYVLIDYPPTVDELSLNWLIISDLIIIPINEGLGAFKGILDLINTLKYICEKEKRQIPEYKIILNNIKSDKNLILINEWLDEKGFLNYCSKIILKSSETFLTSENELSSIWDSQYYWRQKQAYEEFIKEIK, via the coding sequence ATGAAGATGATTAGTTTTTGTAATAAAAAAGGTGGAGTTGGAAAAACTACACTCTGTAAAAATGTTGCCTATAAATTTGCTTTAGATAATAAAAAAGTTTTAGTAATTGATTTAGATCCACAAGCAACAATAACTTTTGAATTAAAAGGAAATGAAATTAATTTAGATAAAACAATAGCAGAATGTTTTATTTTAAATAAAAATAGTTCTTTAAAAAGAATTATTCAAAAAACAAAATATAAAGAAATTGATTATATTGTTGGCGGCGAAAAAGTAAAAAAAGTAAACTTTTTATTAAAAGAATTTTACGAAAATAATCATAAATTTTTTGTTGCTGAAAATATTTATTTAACGAATAAAGAAACATTTGATAGTTATGATTATGTGTTAATTGACTACCCACCAACAGTAGATGAATTAAGTTTAAATTGATTAATTATTTCTGACTTGATTATAATTCCTATTAATGAAGGTTTGGGAGCATTTAAAGGAATTTTAGATTTAATTAATACTTTAAAATATATTTGTGAAAAAGAAAAAAGACAAATACCAGAATATAAAATAATATTAAATAATATAAAAAGTGATAAAAATTTAATATTAATTAATGAGTGATTAGATGAAAAGGGATTTTTAAATTATTGTTCTAAAATAATATTAAAAAGTTCTGAAACTTTTTTAACAAGTGAAAATGAGTTATCAAGTATTTGAGATAGTCAATATTATTGGCGGCAAAAACAAGCCTACGAAGAATTTATCAAGGAAATAAAATAA